A window of the Candidatus Binataceae bacterium genome harbors these coding sequences:
- a CDS encoding Phenylacetic acid catabolic protein gives MPDLEPHTTRNFSGPQGLPVEYKDLLVRMLSIQSRIESEYMLAAERTLMKPLAMAPTPEDKAEYAAFWSDEVRHASYWMKLLEDLGVHVDEAFMATPMPIYIFEMRDQAQDWIEYGLFSFFADRQGAYMGYEWVGCSYEPLARIADRVHKEELGHAAFGYKLLRRHLQRDPEHGREKLVHYLRKWYPAGLDMFGKSGSKRQHDFLRWGLRRRTNEQMRDEFQAEVNALLNRLEVPIPDPTVGRRFL, from the coding sequence ATGCCCGACTTGGAGCCACACACAACTCGCAATTTTTCCGGCCCGCAGGGACTGCCGGTCGAGTACAAGGACCTGCTGGTGCGCATGCTTTCCATCCAATCGCGCATCGAGTCCGAATACATGCTCGCCGCCGAGCGCACCCTCATGAAGCCGCTGGCGATGGCGCCCACTCCCGAGGACAAGGCCGAGTATGCGGCTTTCTGGTCGGATGAAGTCCGGCACGCGAGTTACTGGATGAAGTTGCTGGAGGATCTCGGAGTTCACGTCGACGAGGCGTTTATGGCAACGCCGATGCCGATTTACATCTTCGAAATGCGCGATCAGGCGCAGGACTGGATCGAATACGGTCTGTTCAGTTTTTTCGCCGACCGTCAGGGCGCCTACATGGGCTATGAGTGGGTCGGCTGCTCGTACGAGCCGCTCGCGCGAATCGCGGACCGCGTGCACAAGGAAGAACTGGGCCACGCGGCATTCGGCTACAAGCTGCTGCGCCGCCATCTCCAGCGCGACCCCGAGCACGGGCGGGAGAAACTGGTTCACTACCTTCGGAAATGGTATCCGGCCGGACTGGACATGTTCGGTAAATCTGGATCGAAACGCCAGCACGATTTCCTGCGCTGGGGCTTGCGCCGGCGCACCAACGAACAGATGCGCGACGAGTTTCAGGCGGAAGTAAACGCCCTGCTCAACCGCCTCGAAGTGCCAATACCCGATCCCACGGTAGGCCGCCGGTTCCTGTAG
- a CDS encoding TetR/AcrR family transcriptional regulator: MKKAATQTTAARRMVKLKTGAKLPGPDERYDANIDHILRAAASVFAEKSFGLASVRDIAAHARISFPRIYYYLRNKEELLYLISRRAFEELLKRAEEAAHGAPDAASRLRKFIAGHLEYHMDNLPEMKVLVREADSLTGRYSADITRLKRDYSRLCRKIIDQFADERGHPLDREGSRIVTSLLFGAMNWFYTWYEPTRDYEQRARIMEEVFRMVAGSIANH; the protein is encoded by the coding sequence TTGAAGAAAGCCGCAACCCAGACCACCGCCGCACGACGGATGGTCAAGCTCAAAACCGGCGCGAAACTGCCTGGCCCCGACGAGCGCTATGACGCCAACATCGATCACATTCTGCGCGCAGCGGCGTCGGTATTTGCCGAGAAGAGCTTCGGCTTGGCCTCGGTCCGCGACATCGCGGCACACGCGCGGATCTCCTTTCCCCGCATCTACTACTATCTCCGGAACAAGGAAGAACTCCTCTATCTGATTTCGCGCCGCGCGTTCGAAGAACTGCTGAAACGTGCGGAGGAAGCCGCACACGGCGCGCCCGATGCGGCAAGCCGGCTGCGCAAATTCATCGCAGGTCATCTCGAGTACCACATGGACAATCTCCCGGAAATGAAGGTCCTGGTGCGCGAGGCCGACTCCTTGACCGGGCGCTATTCGGCCGATATCACGCGCCTTAAGCGCGACTACTCGCGGCTGTGCCGCAAGATAATCGACCAGTTCGCCGACGAACGGGGACACCCGCTGGATCGCGAGGGCAGCCGGATTGTGACTTCGCTTCTGTTCGGCGCGATGAACTGGTTTTACACCTGGTATGAACCCACTCGGGATTACGAGCAGCGCGCGCGAATAATGGAGGAAGTCTTTCGGATGGTCGCCGGGTCGATCGCCAACCACTAG
- a CDS encoding AMP-binding protein: MLDGCTPYPVEFRERYLREGYWRAETISQAVSRSALAHPERIAVADASRTLTYAQLLEEARSFRDVLAKNGLRCGERIIVQLPNCVEFASLSLACFDLGVIPIMALPAFRRAELAYLAKLTDAKAIASAPEYRGFDHAKLAVELCNEIPSLESVFSVSPRTRTIDLHEAVPDSEPLGASRGDPFECALFLLSGGTTGLPKLIPRTHADYLYNAREAAVVSALEARSRILIVLPTEHNFALASPGLLGALLTGAATVFSQDTRAADLAATISREQITHLPCVPTLAITLLDLPEPERRQLDALQVITVGGQRLQQATANRLKRAWSRMAVQQVFGMAEGLLCYTRLDDRDEVACSTQGRPLSPADEIRIVDETGREVASDDCGELWCRGPYTIRGYYRAPERNVEAFTRDGFYRTGDLVRRDSSGNLVVVGRIKDQINRGGEKISAEEVESHLIAHDSVSAAAVVAMPDELLGERACAFVTLKPGASLELEQMREFLVTRGLARYKWPERLEVIDSMPLTNVGKVKKAELRRDIEMRIDREHRRERGSDSTHTHNRA, encoded by the coding sequence ATGCTGGATGGGTGTACGCCATATCCCGTGGAATTTCGGGAGCGCTACCTCCGCGAAGGTTATTGGCGCGCTGAAACGATCTCCCAAGCGGTGTCCAGGTCTGCGCTCGCGCACCCGGAACGAATCGCGGTGGCAGATGCGAGTCGCACCCTTACCTACGCGCAGTTACTGGAAGAAGCTCGCAGCTTCCGTGACGTTCTGGCAAAGAATGGGCTCAGGTGCGGAGAGCGAATAATCGTCCAACTTCCCAACTGTGTGGAATTCGCCAGTCTGTCGTTGGCCTGCTTCGATCTCGGCGTCATTCCAATCATGGCGCTACCCGCATTCCGACGAGCTGAGTTGGCATACCTGGCGAAGCTCACCGATGCGAAGGCAATCGCGAGCGCGCCCGAGTACCGCGGCTTCGATCACGCCAAGCTGGCGGTGGAACTCTGCAACGAAATCCCTTCGCTGGAATCGGTCTTCAGCGTCTCACCGCGAACCCGCACCATCGATCTGCACGAGGCAGTGCCCGATTCAGAACCACTCGGTGCCTCGCGAGGCGACCCATTCGAGTGTGCGTTATTTCTCCTCTCCGGAGGTACCACCGGCCTGCCCAAGCTAATTCCGCGCACCCATGCAGATTACCTGTATAACGCGCGTGAGGCGGCCGTGGTCTCCGCACTCGAAGCGAGGAGCCGAATCCTGATTGTGTTGCCGACGGAGCACAATTTTGCGCTGGCGAGCCCCGGACTGCTCGGAGCTCTTCTGACCGGTGCGGCGACGGTCTTCAGCCAGGACACGCGGGCTGCCGACCTCGCGGCGACGATTTCACGCGAGCAGATTACACACCTGCCGTGTGTCCCGACTCTCGCGATCACCCTCCTCGACCTGCCGGAACCCGAGCGCCGCCAGCTCGACGCGCTGCAGGTCATCACGGTTGGCGGGCAACGTCTGCAGCAGGCGACTGCAAACAGGCTCAAGCGCGCGTGGTCGAGAATGGCAGTGCAGCAGGTGTTCGGGATGGCGGAAGGCTTACTGTGCTATACGCGCCTAGACGATCGGGATGAGGTTGCATGTTCGACACAAGGGCGACCACTTTCGCCTGCTGATGAAATCCGCATCGTCGATGAGACCGGACGCGAGGTCGCATCCGACGATTGCGGCGAACTCTGGTGTCGCGGACCCTACACCATTCGGGGCTACTATCGCGCCCCCGAACGCAATGTCGAGGCATTTACCCGGGACGGCTTCTATCGCACAGGAGATCTCGTTCGCCGCGATTCCTCCGGCAACCTGGTGGTCGTGGGGCGCATCAAAGACCAAATCAATCGCGGCGGCGAAAAGATTAGCGCCGAAGAGGTAGAGTCCCATTTGATCGCTCATGACTCCGTGTCGGCCGCTGCCGTCGTGGCGATGCCCGATGAGCTGCTTGGAGAACGTGCGTGCGCGTTCGTAACGCTCAAGCCGGGGGCCAGCCTGGAGCTGGAGCAGATGCGGGAGTTTCTCGTCACGCGCGGGCTGGCCCGGTACAAATGGCCCGAACGGCTTGAAGTAATCGATTCGATGCCTCTGACCAATGTTGGCAAGGTGAAAAAGGCGGAGCTGCGGCGCGATATCGAAATGCGAATCGATCGCGAGCATCGGCGCGAGAGGGGGAGTGACAGCACGCACACCCACAATCGCGCTTAG
- a CDS encoding iron-containing redox enzyme family protein, whose product MDVQKGLGELDALIKRLERNNRTLKSHPTIEKIERGELTMPQLRHWATQLFVGNKGHNANILGLIYAKCDDFPARKAIVENLIEEELGRVSGVNRSHPELYLEFGEAIGIPREELLHARMTPDATAMVHWMYWLADSKPWYVTLAGISLGSELFNPDAYVRVIDGLQRHYHLSDDALLFFSVHVKVDKDHGDSSAGSIFLAIPESAAAETLWAVESHIEFMRRLWADTNPPVA is encoded by the coding sequence ATGGACGTACAAAAAGGACTTGGTGAGCTCGATGCCCTGATCAAACGGCTGGAGCGTAACAATCGCACGCTCAAATCTCATCCGACCATCGAAAAAATCGAACGTGGCGAACTCACGATGCCCCAGCTCAGGCATTGGGCAACCCAGCTGTTTGTCGGCAACAAGGGCCACAACGCCAACATCCTAGGTTTGATCTATGCGAAGTGTGATGACTTCCCCGCCCGAAAGGCCATCGTCGAGAACCTCATCGAAGAGGAGTTAGGGCGAGTCTCTGGTGTCAATCGGTCACATCCGGAGCTGTATCTCGAGTTTGGCGAAGCGATTGGGATCCCGCGAGAGGAGCTGTTACACGCCCGCATGACGCCCGATGCGACCGCGATGGTGCACTGGATGTACTGGCTGGCGGATTCCAAGCCCTGGTACGTGACCCTGGCGGGGATCAGCCTGGGCTCAGAGCTTTTCAATCCCGATGCGTACGTTCGCGTGATCGACGGCTTGCAGCGGCACTATCATCTCTCCGACGACGCCCTGCTCTTCTTCTCAGTCCACGTGAAGGTGGACAAGGACCACGGCGACTCCAGCGCGGGCTCGATTTTTCTGGCGATCCCGGAAAGCGCGGCCGCCGAGACCTTGTGGGCGGTAGAATCGCATATCGAGTTCATGCGCCGGCTGTGGGCAGATACCAATCCGCCGGTCGCCTGA
- a CDS encoding TIGR03617 family F420-dependent LLM class oxidoreductase → MARIKVERGLHFGTPYSPDMQQEGKRHEPSWSTLRDQVRDAEALGYDTVIAVETQHDPYLAVAIAAQEPSHLELGTGIALCFTKSPVATAYTAWDLQRMSGGRFVLGIGSQVKGHVTRRFAMPWSKPAQRMKDYVGAMRACWRTWQTGEPIDFRSEHYNVSLMTPNFSPPPQTHPNIPVLIAAVQERMLQVAGEVCDGVRLHGIVTRNYLEQIAFPNLKKGFEKSARPASDWDKFEIGGGGFLVAGKDQDTVARGVENMKSTIAFYGSTRSYRSSFEIDGWGDTAEQLHKLSVQQKWRDMAQLVTEEMVHAFAAVGTYRDIAATIKKRFAGVSRLSFDMPVRSEQDRGTLKEIVQDLKRP, encoded by the coding sequence ATGGCCAGGATCAAAGTCGAACGCGGACTTCATTTCGGAACTCCATACTCGCCGGACATGCAGCAGGAGGGGAAGCGTCACGAACCATCGTGGTCGACCCTGCGTGATCAGGTGCGCGATGCGGAAGCACTCGGCTACGACACGGTGATTGCCGTGGAAACCCAGCATGACCCGTATTTGGCTGTGGCGATTGCGGCCCAGGAGCCTTCGCACCTGGAATTAGGGACGGGAATTGCGCTGTGCTTCACGAAGAGTCCCGTGGCCACCGCCTATACCGCATGGGATTTACAACGCATGAGCGGCGGCCGTTTTGTGCTCGGGATCGGTTCGCAGGTGAAGGGCCACGTGACGCGGCGCTTTGCCATGCCGTGGTCAAAGCCGGCGCAGCGGATGAAAGACTATGTCGGCGCCATGCGCGCGTGCTGGCGGACCTGGCAGACCGGCGAGCCGATAGATTTCCGCAGCGAGCACTACAACGTTTCCTTGATGACTCCGAACTTTTCACCGCCTCCCCAGACCCACCCCAATATCCCGGTCCTGATAGCCGCCGTTCAGGAGCGGATGCTTCAGGTCGCTGGCGAGGTCTGCGACGGAGTCCGCCTGCACGGAATCGTGACGCGCAACTACCTGGAACAGATTGCTTTTCCGAACTTGAAAAAAGGCTTCGAGAAATCCGCCCGGCCCGCGTCTGATTGGGATAAGTTCGAAATCGGCGGCGGGGGATTTCTGGTTGCAGGCAAGGACCAGGACACGGTCGCGCGCGGCGTCGAAAACATGAAGTCTACGATCGCGTTTTACGGATCGACGCGATCATATCGGTCGAGCTTCGAAATCGATGGCTGGGGCGATACTGCCGAGCAGCTCCACAAACTCTCGGTACAGCAGAAGTGGCGCGACATGGCCCAGCTGGTAACCGAGGAGATGGTCCATGCGTTTGCTGCGGTGGGCACTTACCGGGATATCGCGGCCACGATCAAGAAGCGGTTCGCAGGGGTTAGTCGCCTGAGCTTCGATATGCCGGTGCGCAGCGAGCAAGATCGCGGAACGCTCAAAGAGATCGTGCAAGACCTGAAGAGACCGTAG